GGATCGTTCAGGTTCATCGCGCTCTGGAGCGTCTGATCGAAGTACATGTAGCGAGCCTCGTCGTCCTGGTTCACACGGATGTGGTGATAAAAAGAGTCTTTTTCGTAGAGCGTTCGATAGACCGACCACGCCGACAGAGGCAACGTTATGAAGAACAGGGTGAGAAGGATGACAACGGCCGCCTTCGTCACGGCCCCGGCGCGGCCACGCACTTTCTCGCCGTGCGCGCGCGTCAGCGGCCACATGACCAGCGCGAGCAGCAGGAGCGTGAGTCCCAGCGCGTGGATGATGTTGGCGACGCCGATCGCCGGTATCAGATAAAAAGCGGTGAAGAGCGTGCCGAAGATGCTGCCGCAGGTGGAGAGCGCGTAGAGCGTGCCGGCCGTGCTGCCGACGGTCGATAGCGCCGTCGCGCCGAGCCGGATGGCATAGGGCGAGATCGTGCCGAGAAAAATCCCCGGCACGAGAAAGTAGATCGTGCTGACGATGAGCGGGTTCGCCCGGGCGCCGAAATCGGTCTCCGCCACCCACAGGTTCACCGTGGGATAGAAGAAGGGGAGAGTGAAAATCATCGCGCCGGGCATGAGCAGCAGGAGCAGCAGCC
This DNA window, taken from Candidatus Binatia bacterium, encodes the following:
- a CDS encoding fused MFS/spermidine synthase: MVRLWLNIIVFISGAVLMSLEIVGSRVLAPYFGNSIFVWGSLISVVLAALSVGYYWGGRLSERNPSFARLLLLLLMPGAMIFTLPFFYPTVNLWVAETDFGARANPLIVSTIYFLVPGIFLGTISPYAIRLGATALSTVGSTAGTLYALSTCGSIFGTLFTAFYLIPAIGVANIIHALGLTLLLLALVMWPLTRAHGEKVRGRAGAVTKAAVVILLTLFFITLPLSAWSVYRTLYEKDSFYHHIRVNQDDEARYMYFDQTLQSAMNLNDP